The following are encoded in a window of Danio aesculapii chromosome 12, fDanAes4.1, whole genome shotgun sequence genomic DNA:
- the uts2r2 gene encoding urotensin-2 receptor 2 isoform X1 — MTTQRRGVSKNAESIAIEKKIKRGNAQRQASSWRGNVPSLLLLIGATGLVSWMYFTWSDDLTHTLVSRGEVYTQPRVFTVECSEDYKRYKHFPGCTPAKCGRAISDSVVTLEEAQKLKRLAERGLSLGGSDGGASILDLHSGALSMGKQFVNIYRYFKNEIKEVFTKEDFELYSDVRGRIQKAISETFGLDSKQMYLTKPTFFSRINSTSAKTTHDEYWHPHIDKETYGSFDYTSLLYLSDYGLDFGGGRFVFMDPNSNRTVEPRAAPLLSSAAGRVSFFSSGSENLHHVEKVAWGTRYAITVSFTCDPDFAIDNPSLP, encoded by the exons ATGACTACACAACGACGAGGAGTCAGCAAAAACGCAGAAAGTATCGCCATTGAAAAGAAAATCAAGAG GGGAAATGCGCAGAGACAGGCTTCTTCTTGGAGAGGGAACGTGCCTTCGCTGTTGCTGCTGATAGGAGCCACTGGACTAGTGAGCTGGATGTATTTCACATGGTCTGATGACTTGACACACACATTGGTTTCTAGAGGTGAAGTCTACACTCAGCCCAGAGTGTTTACAGTCGAGTGCTCTGAAGACTACAAGAGGTACAAGCACTTTCCAG GTTGCACTCCAGCAAAATGCGGCAGAGCCATTTCAGACAGTGTTGTGACTTTGGAGGAGGCGCAGAAACTTAAAAG GTTGGCTGAGCGAGGTTTATCACTTGGTGGATCAGATGGTGGT GCCTCCATCTTGGACCTTCACTCTGGGGCGCTGTCTATGGGAAAGCAGTTTGTGAATATCTATAG ATATTTTAAGAATGAGATTAAGGAGGTTTTTACcaaagaagattttgagctgtACAG TGATGTCCGTGGCCGAATTCAAAAGGCAATATCAGAGACGTTTGGTCTGGACTCCAAACAGATGTACCTCACCAAGCCCACCTTCTTCTCTCGCATCAACAGCACCTCTGCCAAAACCACTCATGATGAGTACTGGCACCCTCATATAGATAAG GAGACATATGGATCCTTTGACTACACATCTTTGCTTTACTTGTCTGATTATGGGTTGGATTTTGGTGGCGGACGGTTTGTCTTCATGGACCCCAACAGCAACAGAACGGTGGAGCCACGTGCTG CACCTCTTCTTTCATCTGCTGCAGGTCGGGTCTCCTTCTTCTCATCCGGTTCTGAGAACCTCCATCATGTGGAGAAGGTTGCTTGGGGCACACGATATGCCATTACTGTGTCCTTCACATGTGACCCTGATTTTGCCATTGATAACCCCTCCTTGCCGTAG
- the uts2r2 gene encoding urotensin-2 receptor 2 isoform X2 → MTTQRRGVSKNAESIAIEKKIKRGNAQRQASSWRGNVPSLLLLIGATGLVSWMYFTWSDDLTHTLVSRGEVYTQPRVFTVECSEDYKRYKHFPGCTPAKCGRAISDSVVTLEEAQKLKRLAERGLSLGGSDGGASILDLHSGALSMGKQFVNIYRYFKNEIKEVFTKEDFELYSDVRGRIQKAISETFGLDSKQMYLTKPTFFSRINSTSAKTTHDEYWHPHIDKETYGSFDYTSLLYLSDYGLDFGGGRFVFMDPNSNRTVEPRAGRVSFFSSGSENLHHVEKVAWGTRYAITVSFTCDPDFAIDNPSLP, encoded by the exons ATGACTACACAACGACGAGGAGTCAGCAAAAACGCAGAAAGTATCGCCATTGAAAAGAAAATCAAGAG GGGAAATGCGCAGAGACAGGCTTCTTCTTGGAGAGGGAACGTGCCTTCGCTGTTGCTGCTGATAGGAGCCACTGGACTAGTGAGCTGGATGTATTTCACATGGTCTGATGACTTGACACACACATTGGTTTCTAGAGGTGAAGTCTACACTCAGCCCAGAGTGTTTACAGTCGAGTGCTCTGAAGACTACAAGAGGTACAAGCACTTTCCAG GTTGCACTCCAGCAAAATGCGGCAGAGCCATTTCAGACAGTGTTGTGACTTTGGAGGAGGCGCAGAAACTTAAAAG GTTGGCTGAGCGAGGTTTATCACTTGGTGGATCAGATGGTGGT GCCTCCATCTTGGACCTTCACTCTGGGGCGCTGTCTATGGGAAAGCAGTTTGTGAATATCTATAG ATATTTTAAGAATGAGATTAAGGAGGTTTTTACcaaagaagattttgagctgtACAG TGATGTCCGTGGCCGAATTCAAAAGGCAATATCAGAGACGTTTGGTCTGGACTCCAAACAGATGTACCTCACCAAGCCCACCTTCTTCTCTCGCATCAACAGCACCTCTGCCAAAACCACTCATGATGAGTACTGGCACCCTCATATAGATAAG GAGACATATGGATCCTTTGACTACACATCTTTGCTTTACTTGTCTGATTATGGGTTGGATTTTGGTGGCGGACGGTTTGTCTTCATGGACCCCAACAGCAACAGAACGGTGGAGCCACGTGCTG GTCGGGTCTCCTTCTTCTCATCCGGTTCTGAGAACCTCCATCATGTGGAGAAGGTTGCTTGGGGCACACGATATGCCATTACTGTGTCCTTCACATGTGACCCTGATTTTGCCATTGATAACCCCTCCTTGCCGTAG